A window of Corallococcus macrosporus DSM 14697 contains these coding sequences:
- a CDS encoding YkgJ family cysteine cluster protein, with amino-acid sequence MRTRDWDDEEDDAPLGGTRERERALKEVRAVYRQADAAYAPYSCPASGECCQLAVTQRQPWLWQPEWELLSRGRPLPPPRADGGCPYLDATGLRCSVYADRPFGCRTFFCGRIQGPARQPAEAVASLLERLERVSQRVAPSLKAPRPLLDWHAEAWQDASKA; translated from the coding sequence ATGCGGACGCGGGACTGGGACGACGAGGAAGACGACGCGCCCCTGGGCGGCACCCGCGAGCGGGAGCGCGCGCTGAAGGAGGTGCGCGCCGTCTACCGCCAGGCCGACGCGGCCTACGCCCCCTACTCCTGCCCGGCCAGCGGCGAGTGCTGCCAGTTGGCCGTCACCCAGCGCCAGCCCTGGCTGTGGCAGCCCGAGTGGGAGCTGCTGTCCCGCGGCCGCCCCCTGCCCCCGCCCCGCGCGGACGGCGGCTGCCCCTACCTGGACGCCACCGGCCTGCGCTGCTCCGTGTACGCGGACCGGCCCTTCGGCTGCCGGACCTTCTTCTGCGGGCGCATCCAAGGCCCCGCGCGCCAGCCCGCGGAGGCGGTGGCGTCGCTGCTGGAGCGGCTGGAGCGTGTGTCCCAGCGCGTGGCCCCCTCGCTGAAGGCCCCTCGCCCCCTGCTGGACTGGCATGCGGAGGCCTGGCAGGACGCCTCGAAAGCCTGA
- a CDS encoding class I SAM-dependent rRNA methyltransferase yields MSTSSKPPYPRRSGNKPSGPSQQGRGRPHGRPEKPAPDRTSPELGPDGLPQVSLLRRGVERWQGGHPWIYRADLNGDPGLAGGEVVRVTDSRGWFLGKAFYSKHSKISLRWLTFDDVAVDADFFRERLLAAESLRQLALPGEKTYRLVHGEADGLPGLVVDRYGDFLSAQFLVPAMEQRKALIADLLEAQFKPRGIINRSDVGVRNLEGLTPEKGVLRGERPGPVSFDEGLVKMRADLLEGQKTGAFLDQRENHVMASQYAHGEALDCFAYVGGFALQLATRAKHVTAIEISDAAAAQLRENAASNKLANLDVVVANAFDFLRDAVDEGKRFDTIVLDPPSFAKNKDAIPAAVRGYKEINLRAMQLLRPGGILISASCTYHVDEQAFEDMLASAAADARRRVQIIERRGAGRDHPVLLNLRETRYLKCFVLRVL; encoded by the coding sequence ATGTCCACCTCCTCCAAGCCTCCGTACCCGCGCCGAAGCGGCAACAAGCCCTCGGGCCCCTCCCAGCAGGGCCGGGGGCGCCCCCACGGCCGCCCCGAGAAGCCCGCGCCGGACCGCACCTCCCCCGAGCTGGGCCCGGACGGCCTCCCCCAGGTGTCGCTGCTGCGCCGGGGCGTGGAGCGCTGGCAGGGCGGCCACCCGTGGATCTACCGCGCGGACCTCAACGGCGACCCGGGCCTCGCCGGCGGCGAGGTGGTGCGCGTGACGGACAGCCGGGGCTGGTTCCTCGGCAAGGCCTTCTATTCGAAGCACTCGAAGATTTCCCTGCGCTGGCTCACCTTCGACGACGTCGCGGTGGACGCGGACTTCTTCCGCGAGCGGCTGTTGGCCGCGGAGTCGCTGCGCCAGCTCGCGCTCCCGGGAGAGAAGACGTACCGCCTGGTGCACGGCGAGGCGGACGGCCTGCCCGGGCTCGTGGTGGACCGCTACGGCGACTTCCTCAGCGCGCAGTTCCTGGTCCCCGCCATGGAGCAGCGCAAGGCGCTCATCGCCGACCTGCTCGAGGCGCAGTTCAAGCCGCGCGGCATCATCAACCGCTCCGACGTGGGCGTGCGCAACCTGGAGGGCCTCACCCCGGAGAAGGGCGTGCTGCGCGGCGAGCGGCCCGGCCCGGTGTCCTTCGACGAGGGCCTGGTGAAGATGCGCGCGGACCTGCTGGAGGGCCAGAAGACGGGCGCCTTCCTGGACCAGCGGGAGAACCACGTCATGGCCTCGCAGTACGCCCACGGCGAGGCGCTGGACTGCTTCGCCTACGTCGGCGGCTTCGCGCTCCAGCTCGCCACGCGGGCCAAACACGTCACGGCGATTGAAATCTCCGACGCGGCGGCGGCGCAGCTCCGGGAGAACGCGGCGTCCAACAAGCTGGCCAACCTGGACGTGGTGGTGGCCAACGCCTTCGACTTCCTCCGCGACGCGGTGGACGAGGGCAAGCGCTTCGACACCATCGTCCTGGACCCGCCCTCCTTCGCGAAGAACAAGGACGCCATCCCCGCCGCGGTGCGCGGGTACAAGGAGATCAACCTCCGCGCCATGCAACTGCTCCGGCCCGGCGGCATCCTCATCTCCGCGAGCTGCACGTACCACGTGGACGAGCAGGCCTTCGAGGACATGCTCGCCTCCGCCGCCGCGGACGCCCGCCGCCGCGTGCAGATCATCGAGCGGCGCGGCGCCGGCAGGGACCACCCCGTGCTCCTCAACCTGCGCGAGACGCGCTACCTGAAGTGCTTCGTGCTCCGGGTGCTCTAA
- a CDS encoding amidohydrolase family protein yields the protein METYVVKDGDSPDSIAQKYGFKEWKLIYEHPDNGGLRSTRGANEVKADDRVIIPDLPENQVSAGGPQNLIATPGTPLTLPPVHFDAHMHIMSGNCTPMPALVQMMKDKGLGFLIGTGTSRTKINRLGFWAAKIPFAPDIGDVSHRDTHRIGEEAVRSNDSLAQDRTGYAPDGMGGVEEYVIPAPLRAYASTQGHAEASASYLGMSIVLTMDMDYCHLAGYQGDPIYSEEDGESGPAITYRWRTKSDDPGEKIVAKSDEVDLHETWARQLRHTEQATAEHPFRLLPMYHFEPRRFIKNGDKAAAFKKVVTASQAAPYIGFKMYSPQGYMPKERHAPVKDVLSGFFSDCAAKDIPVMTHCTPSGFYTHERRFYLDHEPDEAIRKDPKYWPSQEAIAAADTNITKAREYVAELEASWKSHIPLVLRRARNGVEDAIEAKEKLLNPGRMRYFYENYVHPEAWRPVLNDNPNLRLCLAHFASDGTFWDFRKGLSVKQDAQKVQYDKSWIGSIVELCDEFPNFYTDISYLDLMEKQKWKLLAEILKSSPWMLKKVMFGTDWYMITAEPVAYAAWYSRTIRGLEFIQKELPTQVNLFTQFAIVNPMRFYRMIEVAPKMKEGLKALQERLKVTGAPVDALEDNFTTLMRLQHPLEQIDKAGGLASGPMLFTATTKAK from the coding sequence ATGGAAACGTACGTCGTCAAGGACGGGGACTCCCCCGACTCAATCGCGCAGAAGTATGGGTTCAAGGAATGGAAGCTCATCTACGAGCATCCGGACAACGGGGGCCTGCGCTCCACGCGTGGCGCCAACGAGGTGAAGGCGGATGACCGGGTCATCATCCCGGACCTGCCGGAGAACCAGGTGTCCGCGGGCGGGCCGCAGAACCTCATCGCCACGCCCGGGACGCCGCTGACGCTGCCGCCCGTCCACTTCGACGCGCACATGCACATCATGAGCGGCAACTGCACGCCCATGCCCGCGCTCGTGCAGATGATGAAGGACAAGGGCCTGGGCTTCCTCATCGGCACGGGCACCAGCCGCACGAAGATCAACCGCCTGGGCTTCTGGGCGGCGAAGATTCCGTTCGCGCCCGACATCGGGGATGTGTCCCACCGGGACACGCACCGCATTGGCGAGGAGGCGGTGCGCTCCAATGACAGCCTCGCCCAGGACCGGACGGGGTACGCCCCGGACGGGATGGGCGGCGTGGAGGAGTACGTCATCCCCGCGCCCCTGCGCGCCTATGCGTCCACCCAGGGCCACGCGGAGGCCAGCGCCTCCTACCTGGGCATGTCCATCGTCCTCACCATGGACATGGACTACTGCCACCTGGCGGGCTACCAGGGGGACCCCATCTACAGCGAGGAGGACGGCGAGTCCGGGCCCGCCATCACCTATCGCTGGCGCACGAAGTCCGACGACCCCGGCGAGAAGATCGTCGCGAAGTCCGACGAGGTGGACCTCCACGAGACGTGGGCCCGGCAGCTCCGGCACACCGAGCAGGCGACGGCGGAGCACCCCTTCCGGCTGCTGCCGATGTACCACTTCGAGCCGCGCCGCTTCATCAAGAACGGAGACAAGGCCGCCGCCTTCAAGAAGGTGGTGACGGCCTCGCAGGCGGCGCCCTACATCGGCTTCAAGATGTACAGCCCGCAGGGCTACATGCCGAAGGAGCGCCACGCGCCGGTGAAGGACGTCCTGAGCGGGTTCTTCTCCGACTGCGCGGCGAAGGACATCCCGGTGATGACCCACTGCACGCCGTCCGGCTTCTACACGCACGAGCGGCGCTTCTACCTGGACCACGAGCCGGACGAGGCCATCCGCAAGGACCCGAAGTACTGGCCGTCCCAGGAGGCCATCGCCGCCGCGGACACCAACATCACCAAGGCCCGCGAATACGTGGCGGAGCTGGAGGCGAGCTGGAAGAGCCACATCCCGCTGGTGCTGCGCCGCGCCCGCAACGGCGTGGAGGACGCCATCGAGGCCAAGGAGAAGCTGCTGAACCCGGGCCGGATGCGCTACTTCTACGAGAACTACGTGCACCCGGAGGCCTGGCGCCCGGTGCTCAACGACAACCCGAACCTGCGCCTGTGTCTGGCGCACTTCGCCAGCGACGGCACCTTCTGGGACTTCCGCAAGGGGCTCTCCGTCAAGCAGGACGCCCAGAAGGTCCAGTATGACAAGAGCTGGATTGGCTCCATCGTCGAGCTGTGCGACGAGTTCCCCAACTTCTACACGGACATCTCCTACCTGGACCTGATGGAGAAGCAGAAGTGGAAGCTGCTGGCGGAGATCCTCAAGTCCAGCCCGTGGATGTTGAAGAAGGTCATGTTCGGCACCGACTGGTACATGATTACCGCCGAGCCCGTGGCGTACGCGGCCTGGTACAGCCGCACCATCCGCGGGCTGGAGTTCATCCAGAAGGAGCTGCCGACGCAGGTGAACCTCTTCACCCAGTTCGCCATCGTCAATCCCATGCGCTTCTACCGGATGATTGAGGTCGCGCCGAAGATGAAGGAGGGCCTCAAGGCGCTCCAGGAGCGGCTCAAGGTGACGGGCGCGCCGGTGGACGCGCTGGAGGACAACTTCACCACGCTGATGCGGCTGCAGCACCCGCTGGAGCAGATTGACAAGGCGGGTGGGCTGGCCAGCGGCCCCATGCTGTTCACCGCGACCACGAAGGCGAAGTAG
- a CDS encoding nicotinamidase, which yields MSLPMPRFHEDARAGQLYLERGAEVAEEALRYVAEHRIRPAREDATRIAVFGIDVQVAFCTPGASLFVPGAVEDTQRALRWLYAHLDRVTELVFSLDTHRAHHVFHPSWWRDAQGRPPPPLTAITAADVRSGRWRATRSHEESLAYCEQLEASGRYVLTVWPFHAMLGGLSHALVPSVFEASLFHALARDVPTHFELKGEHPLTENYSVLSPEVTEVKGQQVGAFNTRLFEHLMSFDRVYVFGQASSHCVLNTLLDLRRHLERTDPSKLGRIHILEDAMSPVPAPPLDPLPPSLDFPRLAREALQDFQAAGMRVVRTTDPLEG from the coding sequence ATGTCCCTGCCCATGCCCCGCTTCCACGAGGATGCCCGCGCCGGCCAGCTCTACCTGGAGCGTGGCGCGGAGGTGGCCGAGGAGGCCCTCCGCTACGTGGCAGAGCACCGCATCCGCCCCGCCCGCGAGGACGCGACGCGCATCGCCGTGTTTGGCATCGACGTGCAGGTGGCCTTCTGCACCCCGGGCGCCAGCCTCTTCGTGCCCGGCGCGGTGGAGGACACGCAGCGCGCGCTGCGCTGGCTCTACGCGCACCTGGACCGGGTGACGGAGCTGGTGTTCTCCCTGGACACCCACCGCGCGCACCACGTCTTCCATCCGTCCTGGTGGCGGGACGCGCAAGGGCGGCCGCCGCCGCCGCTCACGGCCATCACCGCGGCGGACGTGCGCTCCGGCCGGTGGCGCGCCACGCGCTCCCACGAGGAGAGCCTGGCCTACTGCGAGCAGCTGGAGGCCAGCGGCCGGTACGTGCTCACCGTCTGGCCCTTCCACGCGATGCTCGGCGGGCTGAGCCACGCGCTGGTGCCGTCCGTCTTCGAGGCGAGCCTCTTCCACGCCCTGGCGCGCGACGTCCCCACGCACTTCGAGCTCAAGGGGGAGCACCCGCTCACGGAGAACTACTCCGTGCTGTCTCCCGAGGTGACGGAGGTGAAGGGGCAGCAGGTGGGAGCGTTCAACACGCGCCTCTTCGAGCACCTGATGTCCTTCGACCGCGTCTACGTCTTCGGCCAGGCCAGCTCGCACTGCGTGCTGAACACGCTGCTGGACCTGCGGCGTCACCTCGAGCGGACGGACCCGTCGAAGCTGGGGCGCATCCACATCCTGGAGGACGCCATGAGCCCGGTGCCCGCGCCGCCCCTGGACCCGCTGCCGCCCTCGCTGGACTTCCCCCGGCTGGCCCGGGAGGCGCTCCAGGACTTCCAGGCCGCGGGCATGCGGGTGGTGCGGACCACGGACCCGCTGGAAGGATAG
- a CDS encoding glycerate kinase produces MISPRWLVAPQEFKGTLSAAEAAEAMARGIRESSPEVVLDVAPLADGGPGTVEALLTGLRGERRQQVVRGPLGAPVEAHWALVEDGRTAVVEMAAASGLSLLAPGARDALAASTYGAGELMRAALDAGCERLIVGLGGSATTDAGTGALSALGFRFLDARGQPLPPGGAALAGLARVDASGRHPRLTEVELLGATDVTSPLLGPDGAARLFGPQKGADEAGVEALEAALAHAATVLGDTPAGWPGAGAAGGFGFGLLALAGARLVPGYELVSRALGLERRVLMADVVLTGEGRFDRQTSLGKGPGGIARLAREHGTPVVLFAGQVRRDEGLELDLFHDVVDLSAHAQPSEAASKVLCEAAARWAAQRLKGR; encoded by the coding sequence GTGATTTCTCCTCGCTGGCTCGTCGCACCGCAGGAATTCAAAGGAACGCTTTCCGCCGCGGAGGCGGCCGAGGCCATGGCCCGCGGCATCCGCGAGTCCTCTCCCGAAGTGGTGCTGGACGTCGCGCCGCTCGCGGACGGTGGCCCGGGGACGGTGGAGGCCCTGCTGACGGGCCTGCGCGGCGAGCGCCGCCAGCAGGTGGTGCGAGGGCCCCTGGGCGCGCCCGTGGAGGCGCACTGGGCCCTGGTGGAGGACGGGCGCACCGCGGTGGTGGAGATGGCCGCCGCGTCCGGCCTGTCGCTGTTGGCCCCCGGCGCGCGTGACGCGCTGGCGGCGTCCACCTACGGCGCGGGCGAGCTGATGCGCGCGGCGCTGGACGCGGGCTGTGAGCGGCTCATCGTCGGCCTGGGCGGCAGCGCCACCACCGACGCGGGCACCGGCGCCCTCAGCGCCCTGGGCTTCCGCTTCCTGGACGCGCGGGGGCAGCCGCTGCCACCGGGCGGCGCGGCGCTGGCCGGGCTGGCCCGCGTGGACGCGAGCGGACGGCACCCGCGCCTGACGGAGGTGGAGCTGCTGGGCGCCACGGACGTCACCTCGCCCCTGCTGGGGCCGGACGGGGCCGCGCGGCTCTTCGGCCCGCAGAAGGGCGCGGACGAAGCCGGCGTGGAGGCGCTGGAAGCGGCGCTGGCGCACGCGGCCACGGTGCTGGGCGACACGCCCGCGGGCTGGCCCGGCGCGGGGGCGGCGGGCGGCTTCGGCTTTGGCCTGCTGGCGCTCGCGGGGGCGCGGCTGGTGCCGGGCTACGAGCTGGTGTCGCGCGCGCTGGGCCTGGAGCGCCGCGTGCTGATGGCGGACGTGGTGCTCACCGGCGAGGGGCGCTTCGACCGGCAGACGTCACTGGGCAAGGGCCCGGGCGGCATCGCGCGGCTGGCCCGCGAGCACGGCACCCCGGTGGTGCTCTTCGCCGGGCAGGTGCGGCGGGACGAGGGCCTGGAGCTGGACCTCTTCCACGACGTGGTGGACCTGAGCGCCCACGCCCAGCCGAGCGAAGCAGCCTCGAAGGTGCTGTGCGAGGCCGCCGCGCGTTGGGCCGCCCAGCGCCTCAAGGGGCGCTGA
- a CDS encoding acyltransferase family protein, whose translation MSQLGPTFTFQQRDTRHPGLDGARGLAVMAMVIGHTLDAVLSPTVREDIWVQHYWTCRGITAPLFLMVAGWAVVAALGSKPTAARDTYGKRVRRALLLIFLGYLVHWPGWSTVIHMGLTEKMLTKVFTFDALQCIGFALLAGATLLAVTPGRWGRTAMLAVMTVGLPLVSADVRAMSEGLPGPLTQLIGSDGFSRFAFFPWAAYFFAGALAANLLGALRPGVPQGLALLVLGGGLFWFMRGQPQDWGPASAWLVAYRIGQGMMVLGFINVLPRKVSGLLAPLGRLSLWVYVLHLPVVYGWSSYAGLSSRVGPTLSLPAGLGIGLALLLGCALVARLGTWLRDQARPWRTGSTTLEASVGSLGSRGS comes from the coding sequence GTGAGTCAACTCGGCCCTACCTTCACCTTCCAGCAACGAGACACCCGGCACCCCGGGCTCGACGGCGCGCGCGGGCTCGCGGTGATGGCGATGGTCATTGGCCACACGCTGGACGCCGTGTTGTCGCCCACCGTGCGTGAGGACATCTGGGTCCAGCACTACTGGACCTGCCGGGGCATCACCGCGCCGCTGTTCCTGATGGTCGCCGGGTGGGCGGTGGTCGCGGCGCTGGGCTCGAAGCCCACGGCGGCCCGGGACACCTACGGCAAGCGGGTGCGGCGCGCGCTGCTGCTCATCTTCCTGGGCTACCTGGTGCACTGGCCCGGGTGGTCCACGGTCATCCACATGGGCCTGACCGAGAAGATGCTCACCAAGGTCTTCACCTTCGACGCGCTCCAGTGCATCGGCTTCGCGCTGCTGGCGGGCGCCACCCTGCTGGCGGTGACGCCGGGCCGCTGGGGCCGCACGGCGATGCTGGCGGTGATGACGGTGGGCCTGCCGCTGGTGAGCGCCGACGTCCGCGCGATGAGTGAGGGCCTGCCCGGGCCGCTGACCCAGCTCATCGGCAGTGACGGCTTCAGCCGCTTCGCCTTCTTCCCGTGGGCCGCCTACTTCTTCGCGGGGGCGCTGGCCGCGAACCTGCTGGGCGCGCTGCGGCCCGGCGTGCCCCAGGGGCTGGCGCTGCTGGTGCTGGGCGGCGGGCTCTTCTGGTTCATGCGCGGGCAGCCCCAGGACTGGGGCCCCGCCAGCGCGTGGCTGGTGGCCTACCGCATCGGCCAGGGGATGATGGTGCTGGGGTTCATCAACGTGCTGCCGCGGAAGGTCAGCGGGCTGCTGGCGCCCCTGGGCCGCCTGTCGCTGTGGGTCTACGTGCTGCACCTGCCCGTCGTGTACGGCTGGTCCAGCTACGCGGGCCTGTCCAGCCGCGTGGGCCCCACCCTGAGCCTGCCGGCCGGCCTGGGCATTGGCCTGGCGCTGCTGCTGGGCTGCGCCCTGGTGGCCCGCCTCGGGACGTGGCTGAGGGACCAGGCCCGGCCGTGGCGGACGGGCTCCACCACGCTGGAGGCCAGCGTGGGCAGCCTGGGCTCGCGCGGGAGCTGA
- the tssI gene encoding type VI secretion system tip protein VgrG: MAAQSSAPAFSVQVGSHDAHALSVSSISGTEALSHLFDFRVDFFAKDGEPITPSELLGQDALLTLSVRDGAPRHVHGWVREVESLGLKAGRRRYRAHVVPRLWRLTQQHRSRIFQQKSVPDILKAVLDEAGVKTRLSLAGSYAARDYCVQYRESDFAFLSRLMEWEGIFYFFEHAEDGHTLVLGDKPTTHVPLPQGPQLPLHASRGNAVVEGEYLSALEVVHRLRPGAVHLKDFDFEKPGLDISGKAQAPEGVTELELYDYPAGYVAPGVGKAASSVRTEAASMGGRTLSGQGVAPRLTPGYLLEVLSPEDGTFAGEYLVTEVMHWASQPDVSAGSESLQGLYRNQFQLLPKAVPFRPRRLTPLPQLAGPQTATVVGPAGEEIHTDEHGRIKVQFHWDREGQRDEKASCWVRVGQPWGGQAWGDVWLPRIGQEVVVRFLEGDPDRPLVAGAVYNGTNTVPYGLPGEKTKSTRKSASSLGSDGFNEVRVEDAAGQEEVFTHAQKDEDLLTENDKDQQVTGFEDLLVKKDRERTVEGNQELRVGADDVSVVEQNQTLLVQGNRSTRTTQSHDEAVEGNQTMTVGGNLTALVLQGAMENVGAAKATTIGGAYSVNVALAYNEATGGARGLEVAGAHTEHVLGARQETVAKDKTVDVGGDWDLRTKGQLTLTIGKDWEEDIGKTTGLYITEPMAGLAKKFDLKADTFSLIVGDNLILKMEKSGKVTFTLKTLTVDGKEVKFKGAKVKMEAAGSLKSDSREAKELEHLKDPDPLNVEFNLKGMDGKPIKDQPFELHMPDGSIKKGRVDGSGKGVVEKVPPGDYRIVFPEMSGRINKGS, encoded by the coding sequence ATGGCCGCTCAAAGCAGTGCGCCCGCGTTCTCGGTGCAGGTGGGCTCTCACGACGCCCATGCGCTGAGCGTCTCCAGTATTTCCGGCACCGAGGCGCTGAGCCACCTGTTCGACTTCCGGGTGGACTTCTTCGCCAAGGACGGCGAGCCCATCACCCCCAGCGAGCTGCTGGGGCAGGACGCGCTGCTCACCCTGTCCGTTCGTGACGGCGCGCCTCGCCACGTGCACGGCTGGGTCCGCGAGGTGGAGTCGCTGGGCCTGAAGGCGGGCCGCCGCCGCTACCGGGCGCACGTGGTGCCCAGGCTGTGGCGCCTCACCCAGCAACACCGCAGCCGCATCTTCCAGCAGAAGTCCGTGCCGGACATCCTCAAGGCCGTCCTGGACGAGGCCGGCGTGAAGACGCGGCTGTCCCTGGCCGGCAGCTACGCCGCCCGCGACTACTGCGTGCAGTACCGGGAGAGCGACTTCGCCTTCCTCAGCCGGCTCATGGAGTGGGAGGGCATCTTCTACTTCTTCGAGCACGCCGAGGACGGCCACACCCTGGTGCTGGGAGACAAGCCCACGACGCACGTGCCGCTGCCCCAGGGCCCGCAGCTCCCGCTGCACGCGAGCCGGGGCAACGCGGTGGTGGAGGGCGAATACCTCTCCGCGCTGGAGGTGGTGCACCGCCTGCGGCCCGGCGCCGTCCACCTGAAGGACTTCGACTTCGAGAAGCCCGGCCTGGACATCTCCGGCAAGGCGCAGGCGCCCGAGGGCGTCACGGAGCTGGAGCTCTACGACTACCCCGCCGGGTACGTGGCGCCGGGCGTGGGCAAGGCCGCGTCCAGCGTGCGCACGGAAGCGGCCAGCATGGGCGGGCGCACGCTGTCGGGCCAGGGCGTGGCGCCGCGCCTGACGCCGGGGTACCTGCTGGAGGTGCTGTCCCCGGAGGACGGCACCTTCGCGGGCGAATACCTCGTCACGGAGGTGATGCACTGGGCCTCCCAGCCGGACGTCAGCGCGGGCAGCGAGTCGCTCCAGGGCCTGTACCGCAACCAGTTCCAGCTCCTGCCCAAGGCCGTGCCCTTCCGCCCCCGGCGCCTGACGCCGTTGCCGCAGCTCGCCGGGCCGCAGACGGCCACGGTGGTGGGGCCCGCGGGCGAGGAGATCCACACCGACGAGCACGGCCGCATCAAGGTGCAGTTCCACTGGGACCGCGAGGGCCAGCGCGACGAGAAGGCCTCCTGCTGGGTGCGCGTGGGCCAGCCGTGGGGCGGCCAGGCCTGGGGTGACGTGTGGCTGCCGCGCATCGGCCAGGAGGTGGTGGTGCGCTTCCTGGAGGGCGACCCGGACCGGCCCCTGGTGGCGGGGGCCGTCTACAACGGCACCAACACGGTGCCGTACGGCCTGCCAGGGGAGAAGACGAAGTCCACGCGCAAGAGCGCCTCCAGCCTGGGCAGTGACGGCTTCAACGAGGTCCGGGTGGAGGACGCGGCGGGACAGGAGGAGGTCTTCACCCACGCGCAGAAGGACGAGGACCTGCTCACGGAGAACGACAAGGACCAGCAGGTGACGGGCTTCGAGGACCTGCTGGTGAAGAAGGACCGCGAGCGCACGGTGGAGGGCAACCAGGAGCTGCGCGTGGGCGCGGACGACGTGAGCGTCGTCGAGCAGAACCAGACGCTGCTGGTGCAGGGCAACCGCTCCACCCGGACGACGCAGTCCCATGACGAGGCCGTGGAGGGCAACCAGACGATGACGGTGGGCGGCAACCTCACCGCGCTGGTGCTCCAGGGCGCCATGGAGAACGTGGGGGCCGCGAAGGCCACCACCATTGGCGGCGCCTACAGCGTCAACGTGGCGCTGGCCTACAACGAGGCCACCGGCGGCGCGCGCGGCCTCGAGGTGGCCGGCGCCCACACCGAGCACGTGCTGGGCGCCCGCCAGGAGACGGTCGCCAAGGACAAGACGGTGGACGTCGGCGGTGACTGGGACTTGCGCACCAAGGGCCAGCTCACGCTGACCATTGGCAAGGATTGGGAGGAGGACATCGGGAAGACCACCGGCCTCTACATCACCGAGCCCATGGCCGGCCTGGCCAAGAAGTTCGACCTGAAGGCGGACACCTTCTCGCTCATCGTCGGAGACAACCTCATCCTCAAGATGGAGAAGTCCGGCAAGGTGACCTTCACCCTGAAGACGCTCACCGTGGACGGCAAGGAGGTGAAGTTCAAGGGCGCCAAGGTGAAGATGGAGGCGGCCGGTTCGCTCAAGAGCGATTCGCGAGAGGCGAAGGAGCTGGAGCACCTCAAGGACCCGGACCCCCTCAACGTCGAGTTCAACCTCAAGGGGATGGACGGCAAGCCCATCAAGGACCAGCCCTTCGAGCTGCACATGCCCGACGGCAGCATCAAGAAGGGCCGAGTGGACGGGAGCGGGAAGGGCGTGGTGGAGAAGGTGCCGCCCGGCGACTACCGCATCGTCTTCCCGGAGATGTCGGGCCGCATCAACAAGGGGTCCTGA
- a CDS encoding FxsA family protein, with protein sequence MFRYLLLALIVVPILELYLLLAIGRQLGPTPTLAWVLLSGLVGAWLSRREGRRVLRQWRESMARGQVPEEGILSGVLVLAGGVLLVIPGVITDGVGLLLLLPPVRRLISARVRRALERKVRDGSMHVTTFGGGAFGGGFHASVGGPFPGGPVPRTPHTGVFEPDAGATGARRPQGPQAEVDAEFTEEKPGRS encoded by the coding sequence GTGTTCCGCTACCTCCTCCTCGCCCTCATCGTGGTGCCCATCCTCGAGCTCTACCTGCTCCTGGCCATTGGCCGGCAGCTAGGGCCCACGCCCACGCTCGCCTGGGTGCTGCTGTCTGGCCTGGTCGGAGCCTGGCTCTCCCGGCGGGAGGGCAGGCGGGTGCTGCGTCAGTGGCGCGAGTCCATGGCGCGGGGCCAGGTGCCCGAGGAGGGCATCCTCAGCGGCGTGCTGGTGCTCGCTGGCGGCGTGCTGCTCGTCATCCCCGGCGTCATCACCGACGGGGTGGGGCTCCTGCTGCTGCTGCCCCCCGTGCGGCGCCTCATCTCCGCGCGCGTCCGCCGCGCCCTGGAGCGCAAGGTTCGCGACGGCTCCATGCACGTCACCACCTTCGGCGGCGGCGCGTTTGGCGGCGGCTTCCACGCGTCGGTGGGCGGCCCCTTCCCGGGGGGCCCCGTGCCGCGCACGCCGCACACCGGCGTCTTCGAACCGGATGCCGGCGCCACCGGGGCCCGCCGTCCTCAGGGACCGCAGGCGGAGGTGGACGCCGAATTCACCGAGGAGAAGCCGGGGCGGAGCTGA